In Pelotomaculum isophthalicicum JI, a genomic segment contains:
- the mntR gene encoding transcriptional regulator MntR, whose translation MDNKEFFTFREYMKKDEQMLTASMEDYLEMIYRLSFNSGYTRTHNLAAALNVQPSSTTKMMKKLSEVGLVDYEKYGIITLSNKGKEFGKALLKRHMIIEEFLQLLGVTEDILEETEKIEHTISDNTLECIANFVEFVKYKPETAKELKDFAKEKNAKKKIG comes from the coding sequence ATGGACAATAAGGAGTTTTTTACCTTTCGCGAATACATGAAAAAAGATGAGCAAATGCTAACAGCTTCAATGGAAGATTATCTGGAAATGATCTACCGTCTCTCTTTCAATTCAGGTTACACGAGAACACATAACTTGGCGGCAGCCCTGAATGTGCAGCCGTCATCCACTACTAAAATGATGAAGAAACTATCTGAGGTTGGTTTAGTGGATTATGAAAAATATGGGATAATAACTTTGAGTAATAAAGGTAAAGAGTTTGGAAAAGCACTGCTTAAAAGACATATGATCATAGAAGAGTTTCTGCAATTACTGGGGGTTACGGAAGACATATTGGAAGAAACTGAAAAAATAGAGCATACTATCAGTGACAATACATTAGAATGTATAGCAAATTTCGTGGAATTCGTAAAATACAAACCGGAAACAGCCAAAGAATTAAAGGATTTTGCAAAAGAAAAAAATGCTAAGAAAAAAATTGGATAG
- a CDS encoding double-cubane-cluster-containing anaerobic reductase, translating into MRPESMNIFDDLRGQNMVVLENAKQSGRKVVGMYCAYCPQELVLAAGAIPVSLCGTKDEPIADAEKVLPRNICPLIKSSFGFAITGKCPYFYFSDFVIGETTCDGKKKMFELLGQHKPMHVMHLPQGADRPGALPWWKEELSLLKERLEETLGVTISDDSLREAIKLSNSEQLAIKELHDLNKFDPAPLSGLDLLTATFMKGFNVNKLEGIALVNKLIGEVKEVIEQGGSPFQPDTPRILLTGCPVGIGSEKLIRLLEENGGSVVCFESCSGYKTLDMLVDEDERRDPLEAIAERSLKIPCSCMTPNEGRLDLLGRMIGEYRVDGVVDLTWQACHTYNVEAELVRGYVKDNFDIPCLHLETDYSSSDLQQLKTRVTAFIELLDKRWT; encoded by the coding sequence TTGCGCCCGGAGTCTATGAATATTTTTGATGATTTACGCGGTCAAAATATGGTTGTCTTGGAAAATGCCAAACAAAGCGGCAGGAAAGTTGTCGGCATGTACTGCGCTTATTGTCCCCAGGAACTGGTCCTGGCGGCCGGAGCCATACCGGTAAGCCTCTGCGGAACCAAGGATGAGCCGATCGCGGACGCGGAAAAAGTGCTGCCCCGCAACATATGCCCTTTGATTAAATCCAGTTTTGGGTTTGCCATCACCGGCAAATGCCCCTATTTTTATTTTTCGGATTTTGTTATCGGTGAAACGACTTGCGACGGCAAGAAAAAGATGTTTGAGCTTCTGGGGCAACACAAGCCCATGCATGTTATGCACCTGCCTCAGGGGGCGGACCGGCCCGGCGCGCTGCCCTGGTGGAAAGAGGAATTGTCGCTGCTGAAGGAGCGGTTGGAGGAAACCCTCGGCGTGACGATTAGCGATGACAGCCTGCGGGAAGCTATAAAACTGTCCAACAGCGAGCAGCTGGCCATTAAAGAACTGCACGATTTAAACAAGTTTGATCCGGCTCCCCTTTCGGGACTTGACCTGTTAACCGCCACTTTTATGAAGGGGTTTAATGTAAACAAATTAGAGGGAATAGCGTTGGTTAACAAATTAATCGGCGAAGTAAAAGAAGTAATCGAGCAGGGAGGCTCGCCTTTCCAGCCGGACACGCCGCGCATTTTGCTGACCGGTTGCCCGGTGGGCATCGGCTCGGAAAAGCTAATCAGACTGCTGGAGGAAAACGGGGGCAGCGTGGTTTGCTTTGAAAGCTGCAGCGGCTACAAAACCCTGGACATGCTTGTTGATGAAGACGAGCGGCGGGACCCGCTGGAAGCTATTGCCGAAAGGTCACTGAAAATCCCCTGCTCCTGCATGACGCCGAATGAGGGGCGTCTGGATTTGCTGGGCAGGATGATTGGCGAATACCGCGTCGACGGCGTTGTTGACCTTACCTGGCAGGCCTGCCACACCTATAATGTCGAGGCGGAATTAGTCCGCGGCTACGTTAAGGACAATTTTGACATACCGTGCCTGCACCTGGAAACCGACTATTCAAGTTCCGACTTGCAGCAGTTGAAAACGCGGGTTACCGCTTTTATTGAACTATTGGATAAGAGGTGGACGTAA
- a CDS encoding acyl-CoA dehydratase activase: protein MITVGIDVGSITTKAVLMNGSAWQSTLRPTGYSPRQAGREVLDELLDKAGLAQADIDYIIATGYGRITLDFADKAMTEITCHARGAHHLAPGADLVIDIGGQDSKVIFTDGYGNVTDFSMNDKCAAGTGRFLQVMAAAMGVDVSELAELARGMEPVQISSMCTVFAESEVISLLAEGVERGRIIAGIHRSVANRVVAMAERIGKGELIAFTGGVAKNEGVKEYLAKALGREIVVSPESQLAGAFGAAIIAREKLLKAR, encoded by the coding sequence ATTATTACTGTAGGTATTGACGTGGGTTCCATAACCACCAAAGCGGTCTTAATGAACGGTTCGGCCTGGCAGAGTACGCTCCGGCCCACGGGTTACAGCCCGCGGCAGGCCGGCCGGGAGGTTCTTGACGAACTTCTGGACAAGGCCGGACTGGCGCAGGCGGACATTGATTATATTATCGCCACCGGCTACGGCCGGATAACCCTTGACTTCGCAGACAAGGCCATGACGGAAATTACCTGCCACGCCAGGGGCGCGCACCATCTGGCGCCGGGCGCCGACTTGGTGATCGACATCGGCGGCCAGGACAGCAAGGTGATCTTTACGGACGGTTACGGCAACGTCACTGACTTTTCCATGAACGACAAGTGCGCCGCCGGAACGGGCAGGTTTTTGCAGGTGATGGCCGCCGCCATGGGAGTTGACGTAAGTGAACTGGCGGAATTGGCACGCGGCATGGAGCCTGTGCAAATCAGCAGCATGTGCACCGTCTTTGCTGAATCTGAAGTAATCAGCCTGCTGGCTGAAGGAGTGGAAAGAGGCAGGATTATAGCCGGCATCCACCGTTCCGTCGCCAATAGAGTGGTTGCCATGGCCGAAAGGATCGGCAAAGGTGAATTGATCGCCTTTACCGGCGGGGTAGCTAAAAACGAGGGGGTGAAAGAGTATCTGGCCAAGGCTCTGGGCAGGGAAATTGTTGTCTCTCCCGAATCCCAGCTCGCCGGGGCCTTTGGGGCCGCTATTATCGCGCGGGAAAAGCTTCTTAAAGCAAGATAA
- the saoT gene encoding thioredoxin-like (seleno)protein SaoT, whose translation MPKVQVEFINTCASCAEHEVNIKNAVEKYGDDVELKIYHAGKDVGYLKKYGMIFKGTMIINGRQKIDNLTKKNIEEAIDAAVRSNNS comes from the coding sequence ATGCCTAAAGTCCAGGTGGAATTCATCAACACCTGCGCCAGTTGCGCAGAACATGAGGTGAACATAAAAAATGCGGTCGAAAAATACGGGGACGACGTTGAACTAAAGATTTACCACGCGGGCAAAGATGTCGGCTACTTAAAGAAATACGGAATGATCTTCAAAGGCACCATGATTATCAACGGCCGGCAAAAAATTGACAACCTTACTAAAAAAAATATTGAAGAAGCTATCGACGCCGCCGTCAGGAGTAATAATTCTTGA
- the saoE gene encoding efflux transporter SaoE, which yields MIIDIIEILKKVILAAIDILNGASFWLVLSFILAGALHNILSPARFQRVLGNRRFSSIIKATLSGMLLPVCSCGVIPLGIGLYYSGAYLGPTLAFMTATPIINPAAVILAYGLLGPQIATVYLITGFLAPVLIGSIGNLLAGREIHAPGTENPGELVELEPGEAPGLGQKLRSGLYWGFTDLGVQVSKYVVIGMLLAGVITTLVPPVFIQQFLGNPGLISLAGIAVLGAIMYVCAVGHIPFVAALVASGAAPGIAITFLMTGAATNLPELISIYKMIGKRAAAIYTLTLVSVSLLIGYLTNKWLLPGFIPFFDLTQTRQTVGFANKLIFSAPEPLQYLCSAIILCLGFYSLWPGIARYLARERSA from the coding sequence TTGATTATTGACATTATAGAAATTTTAAAAAAGGTCATTCTGGCCGCCATTGATATACTGAACGGGGCTTCCTTCTGGCTGGTGCTCAGTTTCATCCTGGCAGGTGCTTTACACAATATTTTAAGCCCGGCCAGGTTTCAGCGCGTGCTGGGCAACCGCCGTTTCTCTTCCATAATCAAGGCCACGTTGTCGGGCATGCTGCTTCCTGTCTGCAGCTGCGGCGTGATTCCGCTCGGGATCGGCCTGTATTATTCCGGCGCTTACCTGGGGCCGACCCTGGCTTTTATGACGGCGACCCCCATTATCAATCCGGCCGCGGTCATTTTGGCTTACGGTCTTTTAGGCCCCCAAATCGCCACCGTCTACCTGATCACCGGATTTTTGGCGCCGGTGTTAATAGGGAGCATAGGCAACTTGTTGGCGGGGCGGGAAATCCACGCTCCCGGCACAGAAAATCCCGGGGAGTTAGTGGAACTCGAACCCGGTGAGGCGCCCGGCCTTGGGCAAAAACTGCGGTCGGGGCTTTATTGGGGATTTACGGACCTGGGGGTGCAGGTAAGCAAGTATGTGGTAATAGGCATGCTGCTGGCCGGAGTCATTACCACCCTGGTCCCGCCGGTTTTTATTCAACAATTTTTGGGCAATCCGGGGCTGATCTCGCTTGCCGGCATCGCTGTGCTGGGAGCGATCATGTATGTATGCGCGGTGGGCCATATACCCTTTGTCGCGGCGCTGGTGGCCAGCGGAGCGGCGCCGGGGATAGCCATAACTTTTCTTATGACAGGCGCTGCCACAAACCTGCCTGAATTGATCAGCATCTATAAAATGATCGGCAAAAGAGCGGCGGCAATTTATACACTAACGCTGGTAAGCGTTTCTTTACTGATCGGTTACCTTACCAACAAATGGCTGCTGCCGGGATTTATCCCGTTTTTCGACCTTACCCAAACGCGTCAAACCGTAGGTTTCGCCAATAAATTAATTTTTTCCGCGCCGGAGCCCTTGCAGTATTTATGTTCGGCGATTATTTTATGCCTTGGATTCTATTCTTTATGGCCGGGTATCGCGCGTTATCTGGCCAGGGAAAGGTCAGCCTGA
- the saoC gene encoding Cys-Cys-COOH (seleno)protein SaoC: MAGYRALSGQGKVSLMTSRLAIICLLFCLLAGACCGCGKQVAGDGQTTGIRVNLDDKLLQYFISSHPGREVLVCARADLNNDGTEDLAVIFQESKEKNLMLVVLDIAGEYRCTNEVPAPASNQLIQFRDIDQKPPLEFIVQGAKGANVGFAIFRVDGDKLEDLFGEGMKDCC, encoded by the coding sequence ATGGCCGGGTATCGCGCGTTATCTGGCCAGGGAAAGGTCAGCCTGATGACTTCCCGGCTTGCGATTATATGTTTGCTTTTCTGCCTGCTGGCCGGTGCTTGCTGCGGCTGCGGCAAGCAGGTTGCCGGAGACGGCCAAACCACTGGTATCAGGGTTAACCTGGACGATAAATTGCTTCAATATTTTATTTCAAGCCACCCGGGAAGAGAGGTTCTCGTATGTGCCCGGGCGGACCTGAACAACGACGGGACGGAAGATTTGGCGGTTATTTTTCAGGAAAGCAAAGAGAAAAACCTGATGCTGGTGGTCCTGGACATTGCCGGCGAATACAGGTGCACAAACGAGGTCCCGGCTCCGGCTTCAAATCAGCTAATCCAGTTCAGGGATATTGACCAAAAACCGCCGCTGGAATTTATCGTCCAGGGAGCTAAAGGAGCAAATGTTGGATTTGCGATTTTTCGCGTTGATGGTGACAAATTGGAAGATTTGTTTGGGGAGGGGATGAAAGATTGTTGCTAG
- the saoX gene encoding ABC transporter substrate-binding subunit SaoX, whose product MVKVNTKKLIKTMILLAIVTLATALLAGCGGSKPATTTTTSAPDKDKDYVVNLGYYNCDHMTAACIAKDAGIFKELGLKVNVTGNGKVPEAMAAGQMDVGYIGTEGLMRAYLKGSPIFVAANNHLGGSYYLVASNNIPDAKGLVGKKVALGTDAEKNDSCWVRMANEAGIPADSKSYENFDMADKDEFMAMKAGQLAGYLCCDPWGSMAEYDQSGHIVQPLGKLPNGEWGSCCVYSMNQNFAKDHPELAKKMILAHAKAIEYVYTHPVQSAEIFANNYFVPVEVGLMTIYKKTVGEGRTLAWKVDTKNFMDEIDYEMSVKTLDKAPGVDEFIQTKLLDESGAGNFDTFIKEKVDPVFPLGMTYEDWKAKAYQLEGKKA is encoded by the coding sequence GTGGTAAAAGTAAACACAAAAAAACTAATAAAAACCATGATTTTGCTGGCTATTGTAACATTGGCAACAGCCTTGCTGGCCGGCTGCGGCGGCTCAAAACCGGCAACCACCACGACAACTTCCGCGCCGGATAAAGATAAGGACTACGTGGTTAATCTGGGCTATTACAACTGCGATCATATGACCGCCGCCTGCATTGCCAAGGACGCGGGAATTTTTAAGGAACTTGGGCTCAAGGTCAACGTTACGGGCAACGGCAAGGTGCCTGAAGCAATGGCGGCGGGTCAGATGGACGTCGGCTATATCGGAACGGAAGGTTTGATGAGGGCTTACTTGAAAGGTTCCCCCATTTTTGTAGCCGCCAACAACCACCTGGGAGGCTCTTACTACCTGGTTGCTTCAAACAATATTCCTGATGCCAAGGGCCTGGTGGGTAAAAAAGTGGCTCTTGGCACTGACGCTGAAAAGAACGATTCCTGCTGGGTCCGCATGGCTAATGAAGCCGGCATCCCGGCCGATTCAAAGAGCTACGAGAACTTTGACATGGCTGATAAAGACGAGTTCATGGCCATGAAAGCCGGACAACTGGCTGGATACCTCTGCTGCGACCCATGGGGGTCGATGGCTGAGTACGATCAGTCCGGACATATCGTACAGCCGCTCGGCAAACTGCCCAACGGTGAATGGGGTTCTTGCTGTGTTTATTCCATGAACCAAAACTTTGCCAAGGATCACCCGGAACTCGCTAAAAAGATGATCCTGGCGCATGCAAAGGCAATCGAATATGTATACACCCATCCGGTACAATCGGCGGAAATATTTGCAAACAACTATTTCGTGCCCGTGGAAGTAGGCCTGATGACCATCTACAAGAAAACTGTCGGTGAAGGCAGAACGCTTGCCTGGAAGGTCGACACCAAAAACTTTATGGACGAGATTGATTACGAGATGAGCGTGAAAACTCTCGACAAAGCGCCTGGAGTTGACGAATTCATCCAGACCAAGCTGCTTGACGAAAGCGGCGCCGGTAATTTCGACACCTTTATCAAGGAAAAGGTAGACCCGGTATTCCCACTAGGCATGACCTATGAAGACTGGAAAGCCAAGGCTTATCAACTGGAAGGTAAAAAAGCTTAA
- the saoB gene encoding ABC transporter substrate-binding (seleno)protein SaoB, with the protein MKKFFFIPVAVALLLAAACSAFSQRGERGGKVKIGAPDDTGGMIIHYLVNEKGYGGVEVRNNFELYPVKDCCSSTSQWALSTNQYDLAVMCPDAAESLLEKDGRFEVVSPCLINSDIVVLKPGLTPQKIGVAQNRNHQTRIVAELFGSDCAAVPVLPAAIPFAYEKNAVDGVVVDALRGFTMPGDKLPPAAGSGGHVTYVLVVNKSFKEDPRYQEFLHLYQDSVEDLNNPDVLMEEIRKYKNIDFTREEVELWIRLGIRQVFTIPATRG; encoded by the coding sequence ATGAAAAAATTCTTTTTCATTCCGGTGGCTGTCGCCCTGCTGCTGGCGGCGGCATGCTCAGCCTTTTCACAGCGGGGAGAGCGCGGCGGGAAGGTGAAAATCGGGGCGCCTGACGACACAGGCGGCATGATCATTCATTACCTGGTGAACGAAAAGGGCTACGGGGGCGTTGAGGTGCGGAACAACTTTGAACTGTACCCGGTGAAGGATTGCTGTTCCAGCACCTCCCAGTGGGCCCTGAGCACCAATCAATACGACCTGGCCGTCATGTGTCCCGACGCGGCCGAAAGCCTGCTGGAAAAAGACGGCCGGTTTGAAGTAGTCAGCCCGTGCCTGATCAATTCCGACATTGTGGTGCTTAAACCAGGGCTTACCCCCCAAAAAATCGGGGTTGCCCAGAACCGTAACCACCAGACGCGGATAGTGGCTGAACTTTTCGGCAGCGATTGCGCCGCCGTGCCGGTGCTGCCGGCTGCCATTCCCTTTGCTTATGAGAAAAACGCGGTCGACGGGGTGGTCGTGGATGCTTTAAGGGGCTTTACCATGCCTGGAGACAAACTGCCGCCTGCCGCCGGGAGCGGCGGCCATGTCACCTATGTGCTGGTGGTGAACAAGAGTTTTAAGGAAGACCCGCGCTATCAAGAATTCCTTCACTTGTATCAGGATTCGGTTGAAGATCTTAACAACCCGGATGTTCTTATGGAAGAGATCCGGAAATATAAAAATATTGATTTTACACGAGAGGAGGTGGAGTTATGGATCCGGTTGGGGATAAGGCAGGTTTTTACAATTCCGGCAACGCGCGGTTGA
- the saoP gene encoding ABC transporter permease subunit SaoP (Most members of this family are selenoproteins with the selenocysteine residue at the channel-gating position.) has translation MDPVGDKAGFYNSGNARLMREKVMGSLGQKQILYRLITIAAVFGIWQLAANHYHSEFLMPSPWKTMVTLTSVVHDPDVLKNLLLTLKRVLTGFLYAMAIGIPLGFLMGYSKAAMQMLDPLIDSLRQIPIMAWVPLTIVWFGLGDGPTVFLIAFTGTFPIIMNTIAGVQKISGDYYNAARSMGAGPWSIFAHIIVPASLPDILIGGRIAVGLGWMSVIUAEFIATSAGFGYSMVEAQTRMQTGKLVALMIMAALIGYMIDRVILMFNKSLTKWRFVQ, from the coding sequence ATGGATCCGGTTGGGGATAAGGCAGGTTTTTACAATTCCGGCAACGCGCGGTTGATGCGCGAGAAAGTCATGGGCTCGCTCGGTCAAAAACAAATATTGTACCGCCTGATTACGATCGCGGCTGTTTTTGGCATCTGGCAGTTGGCCGCCAACCACTACCACAGCGAATTCCTGATGCCGTCTCCCTGGAAAACTATGGTTACCTTAACCTCCGTCGTGCATGATCCGGATGTGCTTAAAAACCTGCTGCTTACTTTGAAGAGAGTTTTGACCGGTTTCCTCTACGCCATGGCTATCGGGATACCGCTGGGCTTTCTCATGGGCTACTCAAAGGCGGCCATGCAAATGCTCGACCCGCTGATTGATTCCCTCAGGCAGATACCGATAATGGCCTGGGTGCCGCTGACCATCGTCTGGTTCGGTCTCGGTGACGGGCCCACAGTGTTTCTAATTGCCTTCACCGGGACTTTCCCCATCATAATGAATACCATTGCCGGGGTGCAGAAGATATCCGGTGATTACTACAACGCGGCCCGCAGTATGGGCGCCGGGCCCTGGAGCATATTCGCGCACATTATCGTTCCTGCTTCTTTGCCGGATATCCTGATCGGGGGCAGAATAGCCGTCGGGCTGGGCTGGATGTCGGTTATATGAGCGGAATTCATCGCGACGAGTGCCGGTTTCGGCTACTCCATGGTGGAAGCGCAGACAAGAATGCAGACTGGTAAATTAGTGGCCCTGATGATCATGGCCGCCCTGATCGGATACATGATCGACCGGGTTATTCTGATGTTCAACAAGTCTCTGACCAAATGGAGGTTTGTTCAGTAA
- the saoA gene encoding ABC transporter ATP-binding protein SaoA: MELKIENVSKVFINDHNDHTVLKDVSFSVSEGQFVTLLGPSGCGKTTLLTIIAGFQVASGGMILLNGRQVAKPGPDRGFVFQNYALFPWMTVKDNILYPMKMSKVPVKEREQRLQELLAIAQLEGKEKLYPHQLSGGMKQRVAFIRALAGRPEVLLMDEPLGAVDFQMRQILQEELESLWLKDKTTVVMVTHDADEAIYLSDRVIVMSAREGKILEDMRVELPRPRDRKDKEYVRSKERLMDILKVAINKESDSAEMERKLCLA, from the coding sequence ATGGAATTAAAAATTGAAAACGTTTCCAAGGTTTTTATAAATGATCATAACGACCATACAGTTCTCAAAGATGTGAGTTTTTCTGTGAGTGAAGGCCAGTTTGTCACCCTGCTCGGCCCTTCCGGCTGCGGGAAGACCACCCTCCTGACAATTATCGCCGGCTTCCAGGTCGCGTCCGGCGGCATGATCCTGCTTAACGGCCGCCAGGTCGCCAAGCCGGGGCCGGACAGAGGTTTCGTCTTTCAAAATTACGCTCTCTTTCCCTGGATGACGGTAAAAGACAACATCCTCTACCCCATGAAAATGTCTAAAGTACCGGTAAAGGAACGGGAGCAGCGCTTGCAGGAACTGCTGGCGATAGCCCAGCTCGAAGGAAAGGAAAAGCTGTATCCGCACCAGCTTTCCGGCGGGATGAAACAAAGGGTTGCCTTCATCCGGGCCCTGGCCGGCAGGCCGGAAGTGCTTTTAATGGACGAACCGCTGGGAGCGGTCGACTTTCAGATGAGGCAAATTCTGCAGGAAGAGCTGGAGTCTCTATGGTTGAAGGATAAGACCACTGTCGTCATGGTGACGCACGATGCTGATGAAGCCATATATCTGAGTGACCGGGTTATTGTGATGTCCGCCCGGGAAGGAAAGATACTGGAAGACATGCGGGTTGAACTGCCCCGTCCCCGGGACCGGAAGGATAAGGAATATGTTAGGAGCAAGGAACGCCTGATGGATATCCTCAAGGTTGCCATCAACAAGGAGTCGGATTCAGCCGAAATGGAAAGAAAGTTATGTCTTGCCTAA
- the saoD gene encoding DsrE-related protein SaoD, with protein sequence MKVAYVFSSTNSQKILNNMIIPQLEGGHHGAEVAGMFFFMDNAFFLLEGSKMGERLQTLHEKTGMLLMACDQCAIERGIDKKLVPGASIGCFPNLYAALGGAGVDQVITL encoded by the coding sequence ATGAAAGTTGCTTATGTTTTCAGCTCGACCAATTCCCAAAAGATACTGAACAACATGATCATTCCGCAGTTGGAAGGAGGCCATCACGGCGCTGAAGTCGCAGGAATGTTTTTCTTTATGGACAACGCTTTCTTCCTTCTGGAAGGCAGCAAAATGGGCGAACGGCTGCAGACCCTGCACGAGAAAACCGGGATGCTGCTGATGGCCTGCGACCAGTGCGCCATAGAGCGGGGCATTGATAAAAAACTGGTGCCGGGCGCTTCGATCGGATGCTTCCCCAACCTTTACGCCGCATTAGGCGGAGCCGGCGTTGATCAGGTAATCACATTATAA
- a CDS encoding acyl-CoA dehydratase activase, which translates to MKYRLDEFIGGRPWKFTYDRPVIGLDLGSRASKGVLLTGKDIFVTLIATGLYMQETADELIEKLLVLANVQRSEIGFITSTGYGRIALSFNDIPFDVVTEISCHAMGAHALYPEARTIIDIGGQDSKAIKVDRTNGMVVEFAMNDKCAAGTGQFLEKAAVLLGITLDQMGTYALTSKSPAIISSQCVVFAESEVISLRAKGARVNDSEAVANIAAGIHYSAARRVSNLLGRIGTEPELIFTGGVSNNPGMRHALEELIGNSFIPTTFDMIYAGALGAAVYATQHAARGTAVSSASFDKQHTATTHINELIEQEQRAFIDKTDGRKKGRLFLRLYTAGSA; encoded by the coding sequence ATGAAATACCGCCTTGACGAATTCATTGGCGGACGGCCATGGAAGTTTACGTACGATCGACCGGTTATCGGGCTTGATCTTGGATCACGCGCATCAAAAGGCGTGCTGCTCACGGGAAAAGATATATTCGTGACGCTTATTGCAACCGGTCTTTACATGCAAGAAACTGCCGATGAACTTATCGAAAAATTACTTGTGCTTGCAAATGTGCAACGAAGTGAAATAGGATTCATCACAAGCACCGGCTACGGCCGGATTGCACTTTCTTTTAATGACATTCCTTTTGATGTGGTCACCGAAATATCGTGCCACGCCATGGGAGCTCACGCCTTGTATCCCGAGGCCCGCACGATTATTGACATTGGCGGTCAGGACTCCAAGGCGATTAAAGTTGACAGAACAAACGGCATGGTCGTTGAATTTGCTATGAACGATAAATGCGCCGCCGGAACCGGTCAATTCCTCGAAAAAGCCGCGGTGCTTCTGGGTATTACACTTGATCAAATGGGAACGTACGCGTTGACTTCCAAGAGCCCTGCGATCATCAGCAGTCAGTGCGTGGTCTTTGCGGAATCAGAAGTGATTTCGCTCAGGGCAAAAGGCGCGCGAGTCAATGACAGCGAAGCGGTGGCTAATATTGCCGCGGGAATTCATTATTCAGCCGCCCGTCGTGTAAGCAATCTCCTCGGTCGCATCGGCACTGAGCCGGAGCTGATATTCACCGGTGGCGTATCCAACAACCCGGGCATGCGTCATGCGCTCGAAGAGCTTATTGGAAACTCTTTTATTCCAACAACCTTCGATATGATTTATGCTGGCGCTTTGGGGGCGGCAGTTTATGCAACGCAGCATGCGGCGCGCGGGACGGCTGTTTCCAGCGCTTCCTTTGACAAACAGCACACGGCCACCACGCATATTAATGAATTGATTGAACAGGAGCAACGCGCTTTTATTGACAAAACCGATGGACGAAAAAAGGGTCGGCTATTTCTGCGCCTATACACCGCTGGAAGTGCTTAA
- a CDS encoding 2-hydroxyacyl-CoA dehydratase subunit D, with translation MTKPMDEKRVGYFCAYTPLEVLNAAGVGHARLLKAGDSETVAAGELFTQSVFCDFSKSCIGGFAQGDPFYSAVDKLYNFHTCASMKRVTELIEGFVPVKLLNLPKLRDLESSRLFFRDEIFELKRDLFELIGHEISDSYIREQIVRYNILRKLIKNISELRKRDNPPISGKDFVEPARAFYYVPPEKLIDTHDKIYRALSAVSGAGSRPLRLMISGSIAADGDRRLLDILEGEMGARVVVEDHCAGLKPFYNTVKETGDPLLALADGYLDQAPCTRMKTLQDNVNFAGQLAQEYQVDGVLHVYLKFCSCYGITKKPFLNHFQSIDIPVLDLSSDYSGNDYGQIKTRIKAFIEVINARRSKKNGSNTICRRCTG, from the coding sequence TTGACAAAACCGATGGACGAAAAAAGGGTCGGCTATTTCTGCGCCTATACACCGCTGGAAGTGCTTAACGCCGCAGGTGTGGGTCACGCGCGACTCCTTAAAGCCGGCGATTCCGAAACCGTTGCTGCAGGCGAACTCTTTACCCAAAGCGTTTTTTGCGATTTCAGCAAAAGCTGTATCGGCGGTTTTGCGCAAGGTGACCCGTTCTATAGCGCTGTCGACAAGCTTTATAACTTCCACACATGCGCATCTATGAAGCGTGTAACCGAACTGATTGAAGGATTTGTTCCTGTCAAGCTGCTCAATTTACCGAAATTACGCGACCTGGAATCATCACGGCTATTCTTTCGCGATGAGATTTTCGAACTAAAGCGCGACCTGTTTGAACTCATTGGTCACGAAATTTCCGACAGCTATATTCGTGAACAGATCGTGCGCTATAATATTCTCCGTAAACTTATCAAAAACATTTCCGAACTGCGCAAACGCGACAATCCGCCGATTTCGGGCAAGGATTTTGTCGAACCGGCAAGAGCGTTTTACTACGTTCCGCCCGAAAAGCTTATTGACACGCACGACAAAATCTACCGTGCTCTTTCCGCGGTAAGCGGCGCCGGCTCCCGTCCGCTGCGTCTCATGATTAGCGGCAGTATTGCCGCCGACGGCGACCGTCGTCTTCTTGACATTCTTGAGGGCGAAATGGGCGCGCGCGTGGTGGTGGAAGATCATTGCGCAGGGTTAAAGCCGTTCTATAATACGGTAAAGGAAACAGGCGATCCACTTTTGGCATTGGCTGACGGGTATTTAGATCAAGCACCGTGTACCCGTATGAAAACACTTCAAGATAACGTAAACTTTGCCGGTCAACTGGCTCAGGAATATCAGGTCGACGGGGTGCTGCATGTATATCTCAAATTCTGTTCGTGCTATGGAATCACCAAAAAGCCGTTTCTCAATCATTTTCAAAGTATCGATATCCCGGTGCTCGATCTGTCAAGCGACTACTCGGGCAACGATTACGGACAGATCAAAACACGCATCAAGGCATTCATTGAAGTAATCAACGCAAGAAGGAGCAAAAAGAATGGTTCCAACACAATATGCCGCCGCTGCACGGGGTAA